Proteins from a genomic interval of Rosa chinensis cultivar Old Blush chromosome 2, RchiOBHm-V2, whole genome shotgun sequence:
- the LOC112189788 gene encoding uncharacterized protein LOC112189788 codes for MENYRSKSCRDGRNTQMEVYYGGSRDERNMQMEVYYGGKAAAPPPPPPPTSMRDLRSYSVNYTGSGSSGAYPNNQIVKDVKIKKGKSSLGTSTSKIWSLADPELQRKKRVAGYKVYSAEEKMKGSFKKSFKWIKSTYTQVVYGWR; via the coding sequence ATGGAGAATTACAGATCCAAGTCCTGTAGAGATGGGAGGAACACGCAGATGGAGGTCTACTATGGAGGCAGCAGAGATGAGAGGAATATGCAGATGGAGGTCTACTATGGAGGCAAGGCAGctgctccaccaccaccaccaccaccaacaagCATGAGAGATCTCAGGAGTTACAGTGTCAACTATACTGGCTCCGGTAGTTCTGGTGCATACCCAAATAATCAGATTGTTAAAGATGTGAAGATCAAGAAAGGCAAGAGCAGCTTGGGGACATCCACGTCAAAGATCTGGAGCTTGGCTGACCCAGAGttgcagaggaagaagagggttgCTGGATACAAAGTCTATTCAGCTGAGGAGAAGATGAAAGGGTCTTTCAAAAAAAGCTTTAAGTGGATTAAGAGCACCTACACCCAAGTAGTCTATGGCTGGCGATGA